In Malassezia restricta chromosome VII, complete sequence, the sequence acagctcgagcagctcatcCTTGGCCAGCAGCCACACGTCCTTGGCCGTCACGACATCGAGCCTGTCGGCAGCGCCTAGGCCACACTGGAATGCCTGTACACGCGCATCAAGCATCTTTCGGTAGTGACCACTCGCGAACGTGAGCCGCGCGTAACTCTGCCAAATCGGGGCGTCCGTCGAGAAGCGGGGCAGCAGCGTTTGCTCAAACAGACGCTCCACCGTGGGGCGTAGTCCGGCCCCTTCCTGTGTGGCTTCTTCTTCGACATTGGCGGGACGGATCACAGCGTCCACCAGCTTGTTGAGCACGCCCATATCGACCATGTCGTGCACATTCACTGCCTTATCAGAGGCACTGAAGCTCTTTTCGCGGGTCCGAATTTCTACCACCCTCGCCAAagcgcgcgctgcttcaCGCAACATACCCACGTCCACCGATACGATCATATAGTTCGCCCATACGCGCCACGACTCAAACTGAAACTTGAGCGACACGCCCAGAGCTCGATGTGCGAGCAGACGCAACTCCAACGCAGGCGCCGTCGTCTCCGTGTGCGTCTCCTGCGACATGACATCGACACCCGAGTCGGTCCCCGACACCACACTTTCTGCGCCAtcctcctcgtccacatcctgctccagcacgGTATCAAGCCGGCGGACGTGACTCTGGTGCAAACGCATGTAGCAGCTCGCCAGATTGTTCCAGCTCTCACcgtcctcttcttccagcgccgtgcacTTGCGAAATGCGGCGGCCGCTTCCAGCCAGTGCTCCAAGCGCATGTAGCAACAGCCCAACATGAACCAGGAGCGCGTATACAAGGCAttgatgcgcacggcacgacgcagccagACGCTCGCTTGCTCATAAGCGTGCAAGGCAAAGTGATAGCCACCCAGCGAACGAGCCGCACGCGCCGATGACCGCTCTGATACATCCCAAGCCCGAAGGTAGTGCATCTCAGCATGCATGGGCTCCAAATCTCCCAGCAGACACCACAACTTGGCTTCGCGTGCGCGAGCAAACCGGGTATGAGGCACACGACTCACCGATGTAGCGATCCGCTTGGCCTGCAACTGAGCTTCGGCTTCCGTCTTTCGTCCTTCAAGCAGGTCACGCACCACCTCAATACCTTCTTGCTGCCGTCCTAGCAGTCCCAGACACTGCACAACGTTTTCCCACATTTCAACGCGCTCAAACGTCTCCAGCGCACTACGCAGCACACCGATCGACACGTACCGATGCGCTAGCTCGGACTGCATCGCCCACTTGGCCGGCAACTCAAGTGCATGGAAGAAACGCAGCCGCTCTcgcacgctcgagtcgTTCGTAGGCATCTGATCAATCAGCGCTTGTAGCTGGAGGGTGCTGCGCTCAACTGTGCGTGTACGCGATGCCTCAAGACGCGACCGAAGCAACAGACTCATCGTGTGGACACTCCAGTTAAGAGGGTGCTGAATGACTCGTTCAACAAACGCAGACATTTGCTCCGATGTCAGTCCATGCGACGGCTGTGTGTTGTGGATGTTGAGGCAGAGCGCCAGCAGAATACACTGATCTATCACAGCGAGGGGCGGCTGGTTTCCTGGATCGAGGTGCGAGAGACGCCGCCCGGTATCAGGACCCGTCTGAGTGAATTGAGTCTGCTCCAAGAGCGTGTCATCATTCAGCGAATACGTGGCTGGCTGATGGTCCACTTGCTTGCTGGGATCGATAGACGCTTGCCATCCAGACGCATCAGAACTCGTCTCATGGCCATGCTTGTAGGAGGTCGACGCTTCATCTTCCTCGGCACGTTCCGCGCCAGCTTCACGCGACTCGGCCAGCAAAACCAGCTGGGTCTTGTCTTGCTTTTGCCACTTGGTCCGCTTACCAAGCGCACCGCTCAATTCATACTCCAATCCGTGCGCCTTGGCAGCCTCCACGAGGCCTTCTGATGCTAAGCGATCTTGTCCTGCTCGTTGCCTTGCCAGGGCAAGTTCCAACAAGGCCCGAGCGTGCAAGTGAGCCCAGGCACGCTGCTCAGTATCCGTGGAAGCTTGTTGACTTCGCTGAGTCAATGCATGCGTCATGGCCATCACTGCCTCCTGCAATGCCTCTTCACATGCCACAGGCTCGTCTAGGATGCGAATGTGCACAGATCTTgcacgcatgcgccaccAAGGCAC encodes:
- a CDS encoding tetratricopeptide repeat-containing protein EMW1, which gives rise to MTDHTQGSCEAWASPDHVEWQMIRGIVPPDSASATMCRKVVVGEFSDVLKSRAARPLFEAIAKVVHTTVQGKTSSEQVIIPFSAVHIPVSESPLDSLCVAIAALHGFVQLNWTGPDMPLHPMELLRYHAPQHFKQRDVHDEDNSDAAYARVLHVSSLEYLTWQGEPAYHLCQSPFFLVVALLILDALQTSSLVTVPWWRMRARSVHIRILDEPVACEEALQEAVMAMTHALTQRSQQASTDTEQRAWAHLHARALLELALARQRAGQDRLASEGLVEAAKAHGLEYELSGALGKRTKWQKQDKTQLVLLAESREAGAERAEEDEASTSYKHGHETSSDASGWQASIDPSKQVDHQPATYSLNDDTLLEQTQFTQTGPDTGRRLSHLDPGNQPPLAVIDQCILLALCLNIHNTQPSHGLTSEQMSAFVERVIQHPLNWSVHTMSLLLRSRLEASRTRTVERSTLQLQALIDQMPTNDSSVRERLRFFHALELPAKWAMQSELAHRYVSIGVLRSALETFERVEMWENVVQCLGLLGRQQEGIEVVRDLLEGRKTEAEAQLQAKRIATSVSRVPHTRFARAREAKLWCLLGDLEPMHAEMHYLRAWDVSERSSARAARSLGGYHFALHAYEQASVWLRRAVRINALYTRSWFMLGCCYMRLEHWLEAAAAFRKCTALEEEDGESWNNLASCYMRLHQSHVRRLDTVLEQDVDEEDGAESVVSGTDSGVDVMSQETHTETTAPALELRLLAHRALGVSLKFQFESWRVWANYMIVSVDVGMLREAARALARVVEIRTREKSFSASDKAVNVHDMVDMGVLNKLVDAVIRPANVEEEATQEGAGLRPTVERLFEQTLLPRFSTDAPIWQSYARLTFASGHYRKMLDARVQAFQCGLGAADRLDVVTAKDVWLLAKDELLELCDVLANLATRPAEPGSDEESMPDWRFRARTLVRAFMSRTRDSFEDEPAWEELVACLEELKR